The proteins below come from a single Danio aesculapii chromosome 23, fDanAes4.1, whole genome shotgun sequence genomic window:
- the LOC130216919 gene encoding uncharacterized protein LOC130216919 encodes MATLELHRGLEPGSCVWGGERADLPDNFDSEMQEWEDQLQDMQKKIEELYNEVKARREASESSTNNKSLDITLLPVNSQYSQQTNGYHEPHGHPNNNHMIRQCNEVRAGPSAMQSLGFHHSSDYCNGSNNYMLNSMSNDSHYPASCHNHARKDATLEILNGYLQKGQYFGKSLGNNGAQNANPKVYPVTNSYQNNMKTCHVTNRTASCVISDEFEEDENKKNKKSSWDDSQTRHVSWKEPVSSNDLPPKTSKVSIKQRDASPVSSRTAYQESPQQPDRKCLLLDKKAGSPSVLRKFGAMLQENEGKTLIEDGLVTKVVSSDPPRHTNTPICQSKFDPKRVSTRPVQKCLTDCDVLAARLEASQEQPRAAGPSRNLLNGDRDSGRGGCTLEQHGLSYNLSPSQSHLKSGYQKVPPGSKSHKAGVHGEDLFSDYQMVESILRAGSQNLSKVHAGIGVDRMRQGSDNLEQLLEMMELENNRSQRAKFTPQMDTKQVQRESSPVHSSSNFSRPARPANQRRPSRWAKHNAPSKITHTSPGLKAKRFLNSYSQHTETIIM; translated from the exons ATGGCCACATTGGAATTGCACCGTGGGCTGGAGCCTGGGTCTTGCGTGTGGGGTGGAGAGAGAGCTGACCTGCCTGACAATTTTGACTCGGAGATGCAGGAATGGGAAGATCAGCTACAGGATATGCAGAAGAAGATTGAAGAG TTGTATAACGAAGTGAAAGCCAGAAGGGAAGCCAGCGAGAGCAGCACAAACAACAAAAGTCTGGATATTACATTGCTACCAGTCAACTCTCAGTATAGCCAACAGACCAATGGCTATCATGAACCTCATGGTCACCCCAACAACAATCACATGATTCGTCAATGCAACGAAGTAAGAGCGGGTCCTTCAGCTATGCAAAGCCTTGGGTTTCACCACTCCAGTGATTACTGTAATGGCTCCAATAATTACATGCTTAATTCCATGAGCAACGACAGCCATTATCCTGCCAGTTGTCACAATCACGCAAGGAAAGATGCCACCCTAGAAATCCTCAATGGATACCTCCAAAAGGGCCAGTATTTTGGAAAGAGCCTAGGAAATAATGGTGCTCAAAATGCA AACCCTAAGGTATATCCAGTTACAAATAGTTATCAAAATAACATGAAGACTTGCCACGTGACAAACAG GACTGCCTCTTGTGTAATATCGGATGAGTTTGAGGAGGATGAGAACAAGAAGAACAAGAAATCAAGTTGGGATGACTCCCAAACCCGCCATGTTAGCTGGAAAGAGCCTGTTTCATCAAATGACCTCCCACCTAAAACTTCCAAAGTGTCAATCAAACAGAGAGATGCTTCACCTGTAAGCTCTCGTACCGCTTACCAAGAGTCACCACAACAACCTGACAGAAAGTGTCTCTTGCTTGACAAGAAAGCCGGAAGCCCATCTGTGTTGCGCAAGTTTGGTGCCATGTTGCAGGAGAATGAAGGGAAAACTCTGATAGAGGATGGCCTTGTGACCAAAGTTGTCTCCAGTGATCCTCCAAGGCACACAAACACTCCCATTTGCCAGAGCAAGTTTGACCCCAAGCGGGTATCCACACGTCCCGTGCAGAAATGCCTCACAGACTGTGATGTACTGGCAGCAAGATTGGAGGCCAGCCAGGAGCAGCCTCGGGCAGCTGGTCCTTCGAGAAACCTCCTGAATGGAGACAGAGACAGCGGGAGGGGTGGTTGTACTCTTGAACAGCATGGCCTGTCCTATAACTTAAGCCCATCACAGTCTCACCTTAAGTCGGGTTATCAGAAGGTACCTCCAGGGTCTAAATCCCACAAAGCTGGCGTCCATGGGGAGGATCTATTTTCTGACTACCAGATGGTGGAGAGCATTCTTAGAGCAGGATCTCAAAACTTAAGTAAGGTACATGCAGGGATCGGTGTGGATAGAATGAGACAGGGAAGTGACAACTTGGAGCAACTTCTGGAAATGATGGAATTGGAGAACAACAGAAGTCAGAGGGCCAAATTCACCCCACAAATGGACACAAAGCAG GTCCAACGTGAGTCATCTCCTGTCCACAGCAGTAGCAATTTTTCACGTCCTGCTCGACCAGCCAATCAGCGCCGTCCATCAAGATGGGCAAAACACAACGCACCGAGCAAAATCACTCACACAAGCCCTGGCCTGAAAGCCAAACGGTTCTTGAATTCATATTCGCAGCACACAGAAACCATCATCATGTGA